The genomic interval TTGGATTCGCACGCCGATTTGCCACCTACAAACGTGCAACGCTCCTGTTTCGGAACCTAGAGAGGCTGACCCAAATTCTAACTAACTCTGGCTGCCCGGTTCAGATCATTTTTGCGGGGAAAGCACATCCCCGTGATCAACCTGGAAAAGAACTGATCCAGAAAATTGTTGCTGCTTCCAGTACCGAAGCCCTGTGTAACCATATCGTTTTTCTTGAAGATTATGACATGGCTATTGCACGTGATCTGGTACAGGGCGTAGATCTGTGGTTAAACACTCCTCGGCGCCCAAGGGAGGCCAGCGGCACCAGTGGAATGAAAGCCGCCGCAAATGGTGGACTCAACCTCAGTATCCTGGATGGATGGTGGGATGAAGGGTATGATCCCGCGATCGGCTGGGCGATTGGCAATGGTGAAATCATGGAGAACCATGCCTACCAGGATGAACGAGAGGCTGAACAGCTCTATGATCAATTGGAGCATGAGATTGTGCCGCTATTTTATGAGCGCTCTTCCGAAGGACTGCCTCTTGAATGGATCGCCCGCATGAAGCGATCCATTGCGACCCACAGCAGCTTCTTTAACACTCATCGTATGGTTCAGGAATACACCGAAACGACCTACCTGACCGCAGCCACGCGCGCAAAAGCACTCTATGACAAGAATCTGCAAGGTGCCAGGGCATTGTCAAGCCAGCAGCAAAAGGTACAAGAGGCCTGGCCCAAAGTCCAGGTCCGTGTTGACGAAAATGCTCCTCAAGGTCATCTACAGGTCGGAGCTCCCTTCACGATCAAGGCCGATGTAACGCTAGGACCCTTGTCACCAGATGATGTAGAGGTCCAGCTATACTTGGGACGGATCGCACAGAAGGGAGAGATCATAGACGCAACAATCACGTCCATGAAATTGGTCAAAACCAACCAGAAGAACACCCCGTACCTCTATGAGGCGAAAAATGTCGTCTGTACCAAGAGCGGATCCGTTGGATACACGGTACGTGTTCTCCCAAAACGTGAGGACCAGCCCCTATTGCAGTCCTCCCGTCTGATGACCTGGGCTCAGTAGGTACCTGTTTCTGTCAGCGAGGCGAGGGAAATCTGGTTTGGATCTTCAAACACCGAATCCGGCAAATCAGAGTACACTCCCAGATTCGAAACTTTTCGGACGTTTGAATCGCTGTTGACAACGGCTCTGGTATCGGCAAGCATGATGCCCCCGTAGCTTTCATACCCTTCCCAGGTCGTGGTAAAGCGGGGCTGCTCATCCGCATCGGCGTCTGCGTAGTAGGACCATTGTTCAACCAGATTCAGTTCCTTGTTAACATACACATCATACCCGTTGTCTGGGGTGAGCCCCACCCCATCAAATCTGAGTGTCAGAACATGTGCCTCGTGGCCATCGGCCATGGTCTCTTCTCCTTTGTACCCTAATGTGACCCCTGAGTCTTTGAGTTTATACGGCATCAGTAACCAGTAGCCTGCATTAATCCAGTCTCTATAGGCACCTGCCAATAATTCATCTGCGGGGGTGATTTCATGACCATCCTTGAAGGCGCGTCCTTCCATGGTATGGATATTCATGAGTACAACGGTACTGTCCCCCTGCCACCGAAACCTGCCCGTCCATTTGTCCCACACATGATCTTCTCCGAAGATGGTCCAACTCAGGTAGCGGGCATTATCCCACGCGGCACGTCCCCCCATACTGGCCATCACCTGATCTGCAATCTCAATCGCCTGTGGGTGAGAATCATCCGCGTTGAATCCCTCCATCGGGGGATTTGAATCTTGCTGAGCATATACCAGCCCAGGGAAAAGTAAGAGTAATGTTAAGTATTTCACGAGAGTGAGGGTTTTAAGTTATGGGATCCCGACGCGCCAGATCGTAGTTTGCCGGGACAGTTACTTTAGTTAAGCAATCACGCAATGCCTATAAAGATCGTAGCCCTCATTTTGTTTCTGACGTATTCCGTAGAGGCCAGTGCACAAATTACCATCTCTGAAGATGACTATGCACATGCGGAGTCAATGCTCTCGACGACAACCCGGAGCATGGTCTACCACACAACACTACGCCCCAACTGGCTGGATGAGGATCGGTTCTGGTACCTTCACGCATCGCCGGAAGGATCCGAATTCATTCTTGTTGACCCCGGCCAGGGACAGCAAAGCCCTCTTTTTGAACATGCACGCATGACAGAGGCCATCTCCGACTATCTGGAATCTCCCGAAGCTGAGGTGGATTTTTCACGCTTCTCATTTGATCCGGAATCGGAGCAGATACGCTCCTTGGGGGGGCGAGATAAAAGCATGGCCTGTAGCATCGTCACCTATGTGTGTGAGCCTGTTAACGAGATAAGCACCAGTGGCATCCGCCCCACCGCAGCTGTTTCTCCTGATGGAAAATATGAAGCCTTCCGAAGGGAAAACAATCTGTGGATCCGAGTCATTGATACCGATGAGGAACAGCAACTGACCTTCGATGGCGCGGAAGATTTTGGATATGCGACCAATAACGCGGGCTGGGTCAGAAGCGACCGTCCGGTTCTGCTCTGGTCGCCTGATTCAAAAAAGATTGCAACATTTCAGCACGATGGGCGCAGCGTTGGTGAAATGTATATGATCTCAACGCAGATTGGTCACTCTGAGTTGGAAGCATGGAAGTATCCCCTGCCGCAGGACAGTGCCGTCTTTATGATTCACCGTGTGATTGTCCATGTAGAAGAAAAAGAAACCGTGCGACTGGATATGCCACCAGACTATCATCGCGGAACCACCACGGACCATGTAGCTGACTGGGATGGCACCTTTCTAGACGTGCGCTGGAGTCCTGACAGTCAGCAACTGGCCTTCGTATCCTCATCCAGAGATCACAAAGATGCCTGGCTTCGAGTCGCCAATGCGGAAACGGGGGAAGTCCGGGAAATTCTTCATGAACGGGTGCCTACCTACTATGAATCCGGTGTGAATGCTGAAAATTGGCAGGTATTTTTTGAAACGAATGAGGTCCTCTGGTATTCAGAGCGATCGAACTGGGGACACCTCTACCTCTATGACCTTACCACAGGAGATCTCAAACATTCAATCACATCTGGGGACTGGGTTGTTCTGCAGCTACGCCATGCGGACCTGGATGAACGTATGTTGTATTTCACCGGCGCAGGCAGAGATGGCCCTGATCCATACTTCCAATACCTGTACCGTGTGAGTATGGATGGCAGCGAGCCCGAATTACTCACGCCGGAAGAAGCCCACCATGTCGTGTCTCTCTCCCCGCAGAAGAAATATCTCCTGGATTCCTGGTCACGACCGGATGTACCTCAGCAGCACGCCGTCCGGAATCTTGACGGTACGATTGCTGTCGATCTCGGGACGGCAGATATTTCCGAACTTCTGAAAACCGACTGGCAACCGCCACAGCCATTCTCCGTGAAGGCACGTGACAACGAGACAGATCTTCACGGCCTACTCTATAAACCCAGTAATTTCGATCCATCCAAAAGCTATCCCATCCTGAATTACCTCTATCCGGGACCACAGAGCGGTAGTGTCGGAACGAGAAGCTTTGTACCGTCCCGCGGAGACAAGCAAGCCCTTGCAGAGCTGGGGTTTATCGTAGTGGAAGTGGATGCCATGGGGACACCAGGCCGCTCCAAATCCTTCCATGATGCATATTATGGCAATATGGGAGATAACGGGCTGCCAGACCAAATCACCACAATCCGCCAACTTGCGGCCCGGAACCCATGGATGGACTTGGACCGCGTGGGGATCTGGGGACATTCCGGGGGCGGCTATGCCTCCACCGGGGCCATTTTGCGCTACCCCGATTTCTACAAGGTCGCCGTCAGTGGTGCAGGGAACCATGACAATCGTAATTACGAAGATGACTGGGCTGAAAAATGGCAGGGGCTCTTCATAGAGAATCCAGACGGGACGACGAATTACGATAACCAGTCCAATATTCTACTGGCAGGAAATCTGAAGGGAAAACTTCTTCTTGCACATGGACTGATGGACGACAATGTACCTGCCTCCAATACACTCCTCTTAGTAGAAGCTTTAGTAGAGGCCAATAAGGACTTTGATCTGGTGGTTTTTCCCAATGAAGGGCATGGGTTCGGGCGGGGACGAACCTATTGGATGCGCCGCAGGTGGGATTACTTTGTTGAGCATCTCTTAGGGGCTGTCCCCCCGAGGGAATACGAGTTTGGTCGGGACCGCGTCCAGATCGGGCGACCCACCGGCTGACCAAATGAGACCTCTACTTGTATCTCTGTTGCTGATTTGTGGGTGTACCCACGGGCCCGACTACAATCTAATTCTCCGTGGTGGTACCATCTACGACGGATCGGGAACTGCTCCCTACATTGCGGACATTGCAGTTGATGGGGACAGTATTGCGGCAATTGGGGACCTTGCGGATGTCCGTGGCATTCTGGAAATCAATGTCGAAGGGTTCGCTGTATCTCCTGGATTCATCAACATGCTGAGTTGGGCAACCGAAAGCCTGATTGTCGACGGGAGGTCACTGAGCGATATCAGCCAGGGCGTGACCTTGGAGGTATTTGGAGAGGGGGTTTCCAATGGGCCGCTGAATGAGGTCATGAAAGAAGAGCTCTGGGGCTGGGTAGTCCAGCAGGCTGGATCAGAGGAAGCAGCAGAAGATCTCCTGGGAGGGACCGATGTCCCTTGGACCACACTGGACGAATATTTATCCTTCCTCGAGTCCAAAGGCGTCTCACCAAATGTTGCCTCGCTTATTGGCGCGGCAACCGTCCGTCAATATGTGCTTGGTGAAAATGATCGCGTACCAACTCCTGAAGAGTTGGAACGCATGCAGAATCTGGTACGGGAAGCCATGGCGGATGGTGCACTGGGCGTGGGCTCTTCACTTATCTATGTTCCGGGTACTTTTGCAAGTACGCAAGAGTTGATTGCGCTGGCCTCCGTTGCTGGAGAATTTGGTGGTGTCTATACGTCGCATATTCGGAGTGAAGGAGGGCGTCTTCTTGAATCTGTGGAAGAATTGATCCAAATTGCACAGGATGCAGATGTGCGAGGGCACATTTATCACCTCAAAGCCGCCGGGAAAAATAACTGGCATAAAATGGAAGCGGTCATCGACCGGATTGAGGAAGTACGTGCGGAAGGGCTTGAGATTACAGCGGACATCTATACCTATGTTGCAGGGGCTACAGGTCTGGATGCCGCCATGCCCCCTGATGTAAGGGAGGGGGGAATGATGGCTTGGCATGCGAGGCTGCAGGATCCCGCCATTCGGGCCCGGATGGAAACAGAATTAATGACTCCCTCTGAAAACTGGGAAAACCTCATGCTTGAAGCAGGTCCTGAAAATGTCATGCTAGTGGGGTTCAGAACCGCCCCGCTGCGTCAGTATATGGGCCTGAGGCTCACGGAAGTCGCGGAATTACGAGGAACATCCATCCCCGCAGCCGTAATGGATCTGATTCTGGAGGATACCAGCAGGGTCGGAGCGATCTATTTTCTGATGGATGAGGCGAATGTGCGCCAGAAACTTCGGCAGCCGTGGGTTGCCATTGATTCTGATGCGACCTCCATCGCACCGGAGGGGCACGCCCTGAATTCCATGGTTCATCCTCGTACGTATGGCTCCTTTGCCCGCCTACTTGCCAAGTACGTGCGTCAGGAACAGGTACTTTTACTCGAAGAAGCGGTCCGGAGGATGACATCGCTGCCAGCATCCATCTTGGCGATCAACCGGAGAGGGATGCTCAAGCAGGGATATTTTGCAGACATTGCCATCTTTGACCCACAAAGGATACAGGACCATGCTACATTCGAAGACCCGCATCAACTTGCTACGGGGATGCACTACGTATTCGTCAATGGCACGATGGTGCTGGACCAAGGGGAGCATACCGGTGTAATGCCCGGTCGTGTAGTTAGAAGATCAACTCAAGCAAACCAATGACAGACAGGCATTCGGATCTGGAGCATCGTCGCCACAAAGCAAAGATGGGTGGCGGTCAATCCCGTATTGATCGGCAGCATGACCAAGGAAAACTCACCGCTCGTGAGCGTGTAACGGTTCTCCTGGATGAAGATTCATTTGTAGAGCTTGGGCAGCTGGTGCGACATCAATCCACCGACTATGGCCTCGCCGACCAGCGCCCTTATGGGGATGGGGTCGTGACCGGGTACGGTACGATTCATGGTCGTCTGGTTTACGTGTATGCACAGGATTTTACGGTTTTCGGAGGATCTCTGGGACGCGCACACGCGTCTAAAATCGTACAGGTACTGGATCTGGCACTTCAAAATGGTGCACCGGTCATTGGACTCAGTGATTCAGGTGGCGCACGGATCCAAGAGGGAGTGGTCTCCTTAGGGGGCTACGCAGACATTTTCCTCAAAAACACCCTGGCATCCGGGGTTATCCCCCAGATCTCTGCGATCATGGGGCCTTGTGCGGGTGGTGCGGTCTACAGCCCAGCCATTACGGATCTTGTCTTTATGGTGCAGGGAACCAGCTACATGTTCGTGACCGGACCGGACGTTGTGCACAGTGTAACACAGGAGGAGGTTACCGCGGAGGATTTAGGCGGGGCCGAAGCACATGCGCAGCGAAGTGGTGTCGCACATGCAGTGTACCCGAATGATGTTGCCTGCCTGGAAGCAATTCGAACCGTACTGAATTATTTGCCTCAAAACTGCGAAGAACAACCGGCAGTCCACTCTGGATATCCATCTCCCACAGGAAATCCGGCTGATCTGAACGAATTCGTTCCAGAGAACCCAAATAAACCCTACGATATGCATGAAATTATCCATTTTCTGGTAGATAGGGATTCGTTCTTCCCCGTTCATGATCGCTTTGCCCGCAACCTGATTTGTGGTTTTGCACGTATAGGTGGTCATGCGGTAGGAATCGTAGCCAATCAACCAGCCCACTTGGCTGGGGTCCTGGATATTGATGCCTCCATAAAAGGTGCCCGGTTCGTCCGATTCTGTGATGCGTTCAATCTTCCCTTGGTTACACTTGAAGATGTCCCTGGCTTTTTGCCTGGAACGGATCAGGAGTGGCGCGGAATCATCCGCCACGGTGCAAAATTACTCTATGCTTTTTGTGAGGCAACGGTCCCAAAACTCACGGTGATCACTCGAAAAGCCTATGGAGGTGCCTACGACGTCATGAGTTCAAAACATATCCGAGGGGATTTGAACTATGCATGGCCCGGCGCAGAAATTGCAGTCATGGGAGCAAAGGGGGCCATCAGAATTCTACATCGTTCCGAACTAAAACATGCCACGGACCGGGCATCCCTTGAGGAAGAATTCACCCGCGACTACAGGGAACGGTTTTCCAATCCCTACATCGCTGCAGAGCGTGGCTATATTGACGAAGTAATTTATCCCCAGGAAACCCGGGAGCGTTTGATCAAGGGCCTAGAGATGCTAAGGAACAAGGTTCAGACAAACCCACGAAAAAAACATGGAAATCTCCCGCTTTGACAAGAAATTGTTGATGGCAGCTTTCCCGAATCTCTTATCTTCTCGCGTTCGAGTGGACGGGATTATTACTTTTTTGTATATAATAGTTTATATTGATGATCCCAACAGTCCATTTTTTGGGAACCTACCGATCTGTATTTGAGAATAAGCTTTAAGTTGAAGGGTAAATTTCTACTTTCCACTGACCTTTGCCAATGTCATGAAAAACCAGTTACTAACCCTATTTGCTGCAACGACGCTTTTGATTACGCCCTGTCTTGCGCAGCAGTTAATGCCTCCTGAGGCAATCCCGGTTGAGGATTTGCGGGGGTATGATCGGTATTCCATGGTTGAAGACTATGGCGATCCTAGAGATGAGCTGACTGAAAGGCAGATCATGAACCGTATCAGTCGTGCCTATCTGCTCCAGTCACGGATCATTAAGGCTCAAACCAACGGGGATTGGCGTTCTGCAGAGTATTATCTGGACCAGGCGATGTCGGAAGTCAGCGTTCTGGCGGATCAGTCGAGTTTGGCGAATGAGCCCCAGTTCCGGGAGCTATTCAGGACGATTGTGACGGAGCATGAGGCATATTTCGGCACGGACCCCGCGGAGCGTCAGGAATATGGGTCTATTTTTGCTCTTCGAAGCGCCATGTTTGACGTGCAGGCACTGGTAGAGAACCCCACCGCTGAAGCAACCGGGCTACCTAAAATTGAACCGGTCGTAACCACTGTGCCCATGCCCCAGAATCGGGCGGTGGAAAATTCGATCCAGTGGCTCTTGGCGAACCGAAGAGAAACCGTCATCCGATGGATGAATCGTTCGGACACTTATTTCCCAATGATTGAGCAGATCTTCAAAGAAGAGGGGGTCCCGGAAGAGCTCAAATACCTCGCAGTCGGTGAGAGTGGTTTGAACCCGCGTGCACGCAGTAGTGCAAGCGCGGTTGGAATGTGGCAGTTTATGGCTCCTACGGGGCGGGCGATGGGGCTCCGAATTGACTCCTATGTTGATGAACGCATGGACCCTGTCAAATCGACCCGCGCAGCTGCACGCCATCTCAAAGAGCTCTACGAGTACTATGCAAGCGACTGGCATTTGGCACTGGCTGGCTATAATTGCAGCCCCCGATGCATCCGACGCGCAATTTCGCGGGGTGGCGGGACCCTCCAGAACCCACCTTCCTACTGGGCAATTTCACGGTATTTACCTCGTCAGACTTCTGGGTATGTGCCGCAATTCATCGCATTTGCTTTGATAATGTCCAACCCTTCGGAGTTCGGATTGCCAGCAACTTCGAATGGGCCGGAGTTTGCCTATGATGAGATCAAGGTTAGTGGAGTTCTATCTCTGGAAACCATCGCGACCATGGTGGGCACGACGACCGAACACATCCAGTCGCTAAACCCGGAACTTCGACGTGGTACACTTCCACCCGACAGAAGCCCGTACACACTGCGGATTCCCATAAACACATTCGCCCGCTTTGCCGACGCATTTGAGCAACTCCCGGAGAAAGAAAAAACAATGCCTGGAGAACACCGCGTACGCAGAGGGGACAATCTCGGTAAAATTGCACGAAGATATGGGACCACCGTGAAGGCGATCCAAAACGCCAATCGGCTCAGAACCACCGTCATTCACCCCGGGCAGATGCTTGTGGTGCCTGGGTTGGCGGGTACCATCGTGGCAAAGCTTGAAAGTACTGGTGCGAGATCGGTGGGATGGGGAAGCCGTACCAATAAACCCATTGTGTTTGACCAAAAAGTGGCCGAGAATGCGCGGCAGACGACGGTCACCGTTGCCAACACTTCTACGACCCGTTCTCCGAACACCTCTGATCAGACTACCAACTCTTCGAACTCACCCAGCGAGAATCGACCGAATCAGGTTCACAGGGTTCGTCGTGGAGATACCCTTTCAGAGCTTGCAAACCAATACGGAACGACAGTTCGGGCAATTCAGCAAGCAAACGGACTTCGAAATACTCGAATCAAGCGTGGTCAGCGGCTTCAAATCCCTCAGGGAGGACGTACGATCCATACGGTCCGACGAGGCGAAAACCTGACAAAGATTGCCCAACACTACGGGACGACGGTGCAGAGCATTAAGACCAATAACAACCTGCGCTCCAACACCATTCATCCTGGGCAAAAACTTTCGATTACCTTCTGACTTTCGCCGGACAATTTAGCTTTATCCATGTTTGAGCCAAGATTCGGCGACGTACCGCCAGCAGTGCGGGACGCAGAATCAGTGACTTGCCAGAGCGAGTAACCGGGGAGTAACAGGCACCGCGCGTCAGCCCATACAGATACCCTCCACACGCACGAAAGAACCCGTGCTCATGGGCTTTCTGGAAAGGCCTTCTATGTGGGGACATGTTGTTCTTGCGATTGTATTCTGCCTTCCATCCGGTACCGAAACGATCTTCGCACATTCACTCCAATGTCTCCCAGTTTAGCTGGAATGCATAGATTTGCGGTATTCATTGATTCTGTGTCTCCATGGATAAGCGTACATTCTTAAAGACTTCCTCTGCTCTTGTGTTGGGCTCTATGCTTGCACCCCTCGCGGGCTGCAGGCACCAGGAATCGCTAGCTCCGCTGCGGACCAACTGGGCCGGAAACCTGACGTATGGCACCAACCGTTTGCTACTTCCGAGATCAATGGAGGAGTTGCAGGACATGGTACGCAACCATCATAGCGTACGTCCGCTGGGATCACGGCATTGTTTTAACTCAATTGCCGACAGCTCCGAGGCGCAGTTGTCGCTGAGCGCAATGCCGCAAACGGTCACCTTCGGCTCTGATACTGTAACCGTGCCGGGTGCGATGCGCTACGGTGACCTAGTGCCTCATCTGGATGAGCGGGGCCTAGCACTTCATAACTTGGCGTCGCTGCCCCATATATCCGTCGCAGGGGCGCTGGCGACCGCAACTCATGGCTCAGGCGTAATCAACGGCAATTTGGCCACCGCCGCAGTTGGACTGGAACTGGTTGTAGCTTCGGGAGAGCAGATTACGATCACCCCAAAGGATGATTTACTGTTCAGGGCCGCTGTTGTTGGCCTGGGGTGCTTTGGGATGGTCACATCCGTTACGCTCAAGGTGGAGCCCATTTATGATATGGTGCAGCATGTTTACTTGAATTTGCCCCTGACCTCTATGGATACGCAATTCGAAACCATTATGAATCTTGGTTACAGTGTGAGCTTTTTTACCGATTGGCGTACACCGGAATCTACACAGATCTGGATTAAGCGACGTATAACAGATGAGCTGACAGACCTGCCCACCGAGTTGTATGGGGCAAGACTGGCAGATCGTAACGTGCACCCGGTATTGGCTCTATCCGCTGAGGCTTGCACAGAGCAGATGGGCGTACCGGGTGCTTGGCATGCACGGCTGCCTCATTTCAAGATGGACTTCACGCCCAGCAGTGGAGAAGAGCTCCAGAGCGAGTTTTTCGTTGACCGGCAACATGCGCCAGAAGTAATTGGCGTGTTGCGCGATATGGCCGATCAGCTTAATCCGTTGTTGATGATCAGTGAGGTGCGTACGATTGCGGCGGACAATTTATTGATGAGTACTGCCAGCGGCCGTGATTCGGTGGCATTTCACTTTACCTGGCATCAAGACTGGGAAGCTTTGCAAGCGGTACTTCCAGTACTGGAGGCACGTCTGGCACCATTTGAGCCTCGGCCACATTGGGGTAAGAATTTTCTGATGACTGCTGAAGAACTCCGATCCCGCTATCCGGGACATACTCAATTCCAGGAGCTAGTCCTGACTCATGATCCGGAAGGCAAATTCCGCAATGACTTTATAAACGAAAAAGTCATACGCGGGTAGGAAGGGTCCGTGCGGGCAGATGCCGCTTGGCCAGCACCCGGAACACGACTGATGAAAACACCAAAAAGAATTTAAGTGCTTCGTGCACTTAAGAGCATATCATCCCCAATTAATAACCTGCTGTAAAGTGAGTCCCTGGGTCGTACTTAAGTTCGGTGGCACAAGTGTCTCCTCAAGAGAGAGCTGGGATACGATCGCTCGCATTATCCGGGCGCGCCGGGCAGATGGAGAGCGGGTATGCGTGGTGTGCTCGGCAGCCTCGGGCACCTCACGCGCACTGGAAGGATTGATTGATGCGGCCCTGCACGGAAACTACGAAGAGCCTCTGACAGCTATCGGTAAACGACATCTCGCACTGGCACACCAGCTCGGACTTGATGGCGAAGTGCTGCTTCAGGAATTACTTCAGGAATTGGAACGGCTTGCCTATGGAGCTTCGCTGACCCGTGATGTCGGACCGCCCCTGCATGCACGGATTTTATCAATGGGTGAGCTCATGCTCACCACATTGGGGACTGCATTCCTCAAAACGCAGGATTTTCAAATCCACTGGATGGATGCACGTACAATCCTGAAATCCGAACCCATCCCGCGCATTCCTCCTCATGAAGAGTTTCTGTCTGCTCAATGCAACCATGATCCAGATCCTGAACTCCAGCAGGTTGATGCAGACATCTTCATCACACAGGGCTTTATTGCCAGTGATGCACAGGATCGGACCGTATTGACCGGATGGGGAGGTTCTGATACATCGGCCGCCTACTTTGCAAGTAAGCTGGAAGCCATACGACTGGAGATTTGGACCGATGTCCCGGGCATGTTCACTGCCAACCCAGGGCACGTTCCGGGTGCACGCCTATTGAAACAACTTGAATACAGTGAAGCCCAGGAGCTTGCCAGCTCTGGGGCCGAAGTCCTTCATCCGCGCTGTATTGAGCCGCTGCGTCCTCAAAAAATCCCTCTCCATGTGCGTTCGACGGCAAACCCCGATCTGGATGGAACTGTAATCAGTGCAGAGACACATAGCTATGGTGCCCAAGTTAAGGCTATTGCCGCATGCACTGATCTGATCCTCATTGCCGTTGAAACTCCACGTATGTGGCACTCCGTTGGGTTTCTGGCAAAGATTTGTACAGCATTTGAGCGGCATGGCCTTTCAATTGGAATGGTCGCCACCTCAGAAACAAACGTGACCCTTTCCATTGATCCGGTCTATGGGTTTTCCCTCGAGGAATCTGTGATTGAAGCACTGCTGGCCGATTTGAATGAGTTCTGTCAGGCAAAATGTATCAACGGATGCGCTGCGGTCAGCATGGTCGGGCAGAATATCCGCAGTGTTCTGCACGAACTGGGCCCTGCACTTGAGGTCCTGGATGAGCAAAAAATTTACCTGGTAACACAGGCCGCCAGTGACTTGAATTTCACCTTCGTCGTTGACAACCTGCATGCACAGCGGCTGACCAATAAGCTACACAGCCAGATCTTTAGCCAAATTGGGCCAGATGATCTCTTCGGAGCCACCTATCGTGAGTTATTCGACGCACCAGACATCTCATTACCGACATCCTGGTGGAAAACGCGGCGCGATCAGCTACTCGAATTAGCGGCTGAGTCATCTCCCTGTTACGTATATGATCGGGAGAGCTTAGATCATACCATATCCCACATGCAGACCCTCCAAAGCGCTGACCGATCCTTTTATGCCATGAAGGCATGCTGGAATCCAGAAGTGCTACAAGTAATTTATGAACATGGGATTGGCTTCGAATGTGTATCCCCAGGGGAGTTGCATTATATCAGGCATCTTTTCCCTGATATTGATCCTGACCGAATTCTCTTTACCCCCAACTTCGTCCCCAAAGAAGAATTTTCGCTGGGATATGAGTTGGCTGGTCATGTGACGGTCGGCAATGTGAGGGCCCTCGAACTTTGGCCGGAAGTCTTTCGGGATCGTGCGGTGATCCTCCGGGTCGATCCGGGGCATGGTCGCGGGCATCACAAGTATGTACGTACAGCCGGATCTGCATCAAAATTTGGGATTGCTCCAGAAGATCTGCCTTTGCTTCAGAACATTGCGAAAGAGCATAACATTCAGATTACAGGCCTGCATGCGCATGTGGGCAGTGGCATCTTGACGCCAGAC from Rhodothermaceae bacterium carries:
- a CDS encoding prolyl oligopeptidase family serine peptidase, which gives rise to MPIKIVALILFLTYSVEASAQITISEDDYAHAESMLSTTTRSMVYHTTLRPNWLDEDRFWYLHASPEGSEFILVDPGQGQQSPLFEHARMTEAISDYLESPEAEVDFSRFSFDPESEQIRSLGGRDKSMACSIVTYVCEPVNEISTSGIRPTAAVSPDGKYEAFRRENNLWIRVIDTDEEQQLTFDGAEDFGYATNNAGWVRSDRPVLLWSPDSKKIATFQHDGRSVGEMYMISTQIGHSELEAWKYPLPQDSAVFMIHRVIVHVEEKETVRLDMPPDYHRGTTTDHVADWDGTFLDVRWSPDSQQLAFVSSSRDHKDAWLRVANAETGEVREILHERVPTYYESGVNAENWQVFFETNEVLWYSERSNWGHLYLYDLTTGDLKHSITSGDWVVLQLRHADLDERMLYFTGAGRDGPDPYFQYLYRVSMDGSEPELLTPEEAHHVVSLSPQKKYLLDSWSRPDVPQQHAVRNLDGTIAVDLGTADISELLKTDWQPPQPFSVKARDNETDLHGLLYKPSNFDPSKSYPILNYLYPGPQSGSVGTRSFVPSRGDKQALAELGFIVVEVDAMGTPGRSKSFHDAYYGNMGDNGLPDQITTIRQLAARNPWMDLDRVGIWGHSGGGYASTGAILRYPDFYKVAVSGAGNHDNRNYEDDWAEKWQGLFIENPDGTTNYDNQSNILLAGNLKGKLLLAHGLMDDNVPASNTLLLVEALVEANKDFDLVVFPNEGHGFGRGRTYWMRRRWDYFVEHLLGAVPPREYEFGRDRVQIGRPTG
- a CDS encoding D-aminoacylase; amino-acid sequence: MRPLLVSLLLICGCTHGPDYNLILRGGTIYDGSGTAPYIADIAVDGDSIAAIGDLADVRGILEINVEGFAVSPGFINMLSWATESLIVDGRSLSDISQGVTLEVFGEGVSNGPLNEVMKEELWGWVVQQAGSEEAAEDLLGGTDVPWTTLDEYLSFLESKGVSPNVASLIGAATVRQYVLGENDRVPTPEELERMQNLVREAMADGALGVGSSLIYVPGTFASTQELIALASVAGEFGGVYTSHIRSEGGRLLESVEELIQIAQDADVRGHIYHLKAAGKNNWHKMEAVIDRIEEVRAEGLEITADIYTYVAGATGLDAAMPPDVREGGMMAWHARLQDPAIRARMETELMTPSENWENLMLEAGPENVMLVGFRTAPLRQYMGLRLTEVAELRGTSIPAAVMDLILEDTSRVGAIYFLMDEANVRQKLRQPWVAIDSDATSIAPEGHALNSMVHPRTYGSFARLLAKYVRQEQVLLLEEAVRRMTSLPASILAINRRGMLKQGYFADIAIFDPQRIQDHATFEDPHQLATGMHYVFVNGTMVLDQGEHTGVMPGRVVRRSTQANQ
- a CDS encoding acyl-CoA carboxylase subunit beta gives rise to the protein MTDRHSDLEHRRHKAKMGGGQSRIDRQHDQGKLTARERVTVLLDEDSFVELGQLVRHQSTDYGLADQRPYGDGVVTGYGTIHGRLVYVYAQDFTVFGGSLGRAHASKIVQVLDLALQNGAPVIGLSDSGGARIQEGVVSLGGYADIFLKNTLASGVIPQISAIMGPCAGGAVYSPAITDLVFMVQGTSYMFVTGPDVVHSVTQEEVTAEDLGGAEAHAQRSGVAHAVYPNDVACLEAIRTVLNYLPQNCEEQPAVHSGYPSPTGNPADLNEFVPENPNKPYDMHEIIHFLVDRDSFFPVHDRFARNLICGFARIGGHAVGIVANQPAHLAGVLDIDASIKGARFVRFCDAFNLPLVTLEDVPGFLPGTDQEWRGIIRHGAKLLYAFCEATVPKLTVITRKAYGGAYDVMSSKHIRGDLNYAWPGAEIAVMGAKGAIRILHRSELKHATDRASLEEEFTRDYRERFSNPYIAAERGYIDEVIYPQETRERLIKGLEMLRNKVQTNPRKKHGNLPL